The genomic region GCAGGAGCGGGTACAAATGGTGCTGTACAATGATGGTTCGCTGAAACGCCTGAAATTTGCCGATACACTGCGTGAACAAAATGATGATATTGACCGGGAAGATGTTGCCGCGCGTTTTGACGCTGACTTTATCCTGATGACCAGCGAACTTGCCGCACTGGTTAGCAATACCATCGAAGCCCTGGGTGGGGAAGCACAGCGCTGAGTAGGTCATCGAGCCGGTAAACGACCCGATGCTAAAACTAGTCTTTCAGGTAACGGCACAGGTATGACGAAGGTTCGGCAACCTGAAGATGGAATTCGCTGTGGCCCGGTACGTTAAATACCTGGCCTGGTTCATAGTGCTTCCACTCCGTTTCGCCCGGCAACAGCACTTTCAGCGAACCGCTCACCACGGTCATCTCTTCCGGCTGACCCGTGCCAAACGTGTATTCACCCTCGGCCATCACGCCAATGCTGGCGAGCCCGGTGCTGGCACTGTCGAAACCGATTGATTTCACTTTTCCGTCGAAATATTCGCTGACGTTGAGCATAAAGGTATCCTTATAATCAGAGAGAAAGAGTAAGCCGCGCGTACGCACCTGTTACAGGCGGCACGGCATTAACCTTGAGCTGCGCTATCCAGCCCCATGGCAGACAGGCTCTTAAGGTAGCGGTATTCCTTTCTTTACACCAGAAGTTCTGCTGCAAGCCGGGCGATAAGCGTATTGGAGAGCAGCACAGGTATACCGAGCAGCTTTTCCAGGCAATCCCGGTGCCGCTGATAGTAGCCAAGGCAATCCAGCAGCAGGATGTCCGCTCCGCGATCCTGTAACGTAAGTGCGGCTTCAATAAGCCGATCATTGCCCATTTCCCAAGGACTGGCCACCGCAAAATGGGGAGTCCATTGCAGACTGCGCCATTTATAAGTCTGTTCATTGATGTACTCTGCACGCGCCACTATCACCCCGACCTGATACCCGTTGGCGATTGCATTGACCAGCGGTGGCAGAATGCTGTAAGGCTCAAGCAAAACGGCGCTGTCCGCGACCAGATTTTTATATTCACCGGCACACAAAACCAGGATGGTAGAAAATCCCTTTCCTTCCAGCTGTTTTATTATTACCTGCAACGCCTCGCTGACTCTCGCTGCGGACAAAGCAATAAAAGAGCCGCCTTCGGTATGCGTCATGGTGACTTTTTCACCTGCAACCGGTGCGTATCGCTGTTTAATTTCAGCAGCTGACAGACCGTTCAGCAAACCAAAATGCGCAATTTGCGTTTCCGGGATATGTTCCAGCAGCAACGGATGCAAGTCACCCTGCGGCGCGGTGCCAAGTGTTATGGTCGCCAGCGTCTGCCTCATCAATCCCTTTTCCACCAAATTAACCTTTGCCAGATTTTTGGCAACATCATCAACCACGTTATTAATTGGTTTCAGCCTAGCATTGGTTTTTAAAAAGCACGGAGAGTTATTGTCTGGCGGGTTATTATTCGGAAAATCGGCCAATGGTCTGTCCAGTTATATCTGTGGTGGGAGCGAGGTTAATTTTATTCTGGTACCGGACAGTGAAAATAAGATGGTAACAGCTTCCAGTCAAGCACGGAGAACAATGCCAGGGCAACGGGCAGGTTGTTAGCGGAAAAATACGGCAGATTGAAGAGGGAGCCGGCGTCCCTGCCGACAGAAGTATTATCCTTTTTGCTGGTCTTCATAGCGCGCTTTCGCGTCAATAGCTTCCTGCTCGGTTTCATGTTCGCTGATTAAGGTATCGGGTTTGCGATGGTCAGCACGCAATTCGTACCAGGTGACCGATTTGCCAGAAGACCCTTTTTCAACCGGTTTAATATTGGCTACGCGCGGGTAAGGTGGTTTGCCCGGTATCGTTCTTTCCCTTCGTTAATAAATGTTTACCCGCCCAGAAACGAGGTCTGGACAGCCAGCATTTCTTAAGTATAGACAAAAATTGGCATTTCTCAGGGAGAAGGCGTCATTAACACTGTGAAAATCCCTCCCACCGGATTGCGGGGCAACACCTGTGGTATTAATAACGGCACGCAAGGGAATGATGTGCTCTTTGCCAGACCTTGTCCGGTAAGGGATTGGCAGTCGTCGTCTGACGGCACGCTGCCGGGCGGCAGGGTTGTTGCTGCAACATCAGGTAGCAACCTGTCAAAAAATAGCAGGTACCGTCATTGTGCACGTAGCCATTCAGCTGGCCCGAGCGAGAGAAAGCGAGGTGATAATATCATTTACCACGCCTGTCGGGGTTTGCATCGCGTTAATCACATAATGTGATGTCTGTCGGTAAAACG from Erwinia tracheiphila harbors:
- the ppnP gene encoding pyrimidine/purine nucleoside phosphorylase, producing the protein MLNVSEYFDGKVKSIGFDSASTGLASIGVMAEGEYTFGTGQPEEMTVVSGSLKVLLPGETEWKHYEPGQVFNVPGHSEFHLQVAEPSSYLCRYLKD
- a CDS encoding AroM family protein; amino-acid sequence: MADFPNNNPPDNNSPCFLKTNARLKPINNVVDDVAKNLAKVNLVEKGLMRQTLATITLGTAPQGDLHPLLLEHIPETQIAHFGLLNGLSAAEIKQRYAPVAGEKVTMTHTEGGSFIALSAARVSEALQVIIKQLEGKGFSTILVLCAGEYKNLVADSAVLLEPYSILPPLVNAIANGYQVGVIVARAEYINEQTYKWRSLQWTPHFAVASPWEMGNDRLIEAALTLQDRGADILLLDCLGYYQRHRDCLEKLLGIPVLLSNTLIARLAAELLV
- a CDS encoding YaiA family protein, producing the protein MPGKPPYPRVANIKPVEKGSSGKSVTWYELRADHRKPDTLISEHETEQEAIDAKARYEDQQKG